The following coding sequences lie in one Allochromatium vinosum DSM 180 genomic window:
- a CDS encoding DUF7931 domain-containing protein, protein MSNENETFTRTLGVDSGRLRLARSQEIAGVSAHLAAQARRELLIHDPRLEPAIYDQTLFLQAVKQLALARPGLCVRILLSDPRAAAQDGHRLIELARRLTSRIAIQRVADEDQGSLDALLIVDATGYVRRRLADGMEAIADYDDSPSARRWRLEFEERWERSSADTELRQLFI, encoded by the coding sequence ATGTCCAACGAGAACGAAACATTCACGAGAACCCTGGGGGTCGATAGCGGGCGTCTGAGACTCGCGCGGAGTCAGGAGATCGCCGGGGTCAGTGCCCATCTGGCGGCTCAAGCGCGGCGTGAACTGTTGATCCATGATCCCAGGCTCGAACCAGCCATCTATGACCAGACACTTTTTTTGCAAGCCGTGAAGCAGCTTGCGCTCGCTCGCCCTGGACTGTGTGTGCGCATCTTGCTGTCCGATCCACGTGCGGCGGCTCAGGACGGGCATCGGCTGATCGAGCTGGCGCGTCGCCTGACCTCGCGCATCGCCATCCAGCGCGTGGCGGACGAGGATCAGGGGTCGCTCGACGCCCTGCTCATCGTCGATGCCACCGGCTATGTCCGTCGTCGTTTGGCCGATGGAATGGAGGCGATCGCCGACTACGACGACTCACCGTCTGCGCGGCGCTGGCGACTGGAGTTCGAGGAACGCTGGGAACGCAGCAGTGCCGACACCGAGTTGCGCCAGCTGTTCATCTGA